A region of Neovison vison isolate M4711 chromosome 7, ASM_NN_V1, whole genome shotgun sequence DNA encodes the following proteins:
- the LOC122912696 gene encoding olfactory receptor 10A3: protein MKRQNQSSVAEFILLGFSNFPELQEQLFGVFLVVYLVTLLGNVIIIVIISLEQSLHVPMYLFLQNLSVVEVSFSAVIMPEMLVVLSTEKTSISFISCFAQMYFILFFGGTECFLLGAMAYDRFAAICHPLNYPMIMNKRVFMKLIMFSWVSGIMVATVQTTWVFSFPFCGPNEINHISCETPAVLELACADTFLFEIYAFTGTILIVMVPFVLILLSYIRILFAILKMPSATGRQKAFSTCASHLTSVTLFYGTANMTYLQPKSGYSPETKKLMSLSYSLLTPLLNPLIYSLRNSEMKKALMKLWRRKVDSHLL, encoded by the coding sequence atgaaaaggcaaaatcaAAGCTCTGTGGCTGAATTCATCCTCCTCGGCTTTTCTAACTTTCCTGAACTCCAAGAGCAGCTCTTTGGGGTTTTCTTGGTTGTCTACCTGGTGACTCTGTTGGGAAATGTCATCATTATAGTCATCATCTCCTTGGAACAGAGCCTCCACGTGCCCATGTACCTGTTCCTCCAGAACTTGTCTGTGGTAGAGGTAAGTTTCAGTGCAGTTATTATGCCTGAAATGCTGGTGGTCCTTTCCACTGAGAAAACATCGATTTCATTTATAAGCTGTTTTGCACAGAtgtatttcatccttttttttggTGGTACTGAATGTTTTCTCCTGGGGGCGATGGCTTATGACCGATTTGCTGCAATCTGTCATCCTCTGAACTACCCAATGATTATGAACAAAAGGGTTTTCATGAAATTAATAATGTTCTCCTGGGTCTCAGGGATCATGGTGGCTACTGTGCAgaccacatgggttttcagttttcccttctgtgGTCCCAATGAAATCAATCATATCTCTTGTGAAACCCCAGCAGTGCTAGAACTTGCATGTGCAGATACCTTTCTGTTTGAAATCTATGCATTCACTGGCACCATTTTGATTGTCATGGTTCCTTTTGTGTTGATTCTCTTGTCTTACATTCGGATTCTCTTTGCTATCCTGAAGATGCCATCAGCCACTGGGAGGCAAAAGGCCTTTTCCACCTGTGCCTCCCACCTCACGTCTGTGACCCTCTTCTATGGCACGGCCAATATGACTTATTTACAACCGAAATCTGGCTACTCCCCAGAAACCAAGAAACTGATGTCATTGTCTTACTCACTTCTTACACCTCTGCTGAATCCACTGATCTACAGCTTGAGAAACAGTGAGATGAAAAAAGCTTTGATGAAACTGTGGCGCAGAAAAGTGGATTCACACTTACTCTGA